One segment of Radiobacillus kanasensis DNA contains the following:
- a CDS encoding deoxyribonuclease IV, producing the protein MKLGCHVSIRQGYLGAAQVARGIQATAFQYFPKNPRGLSVKSFSRDDALSCKEYCEEHRLVSISHSPYPTDLTAVGDKQKKVVESLRNDLEISNACGSVGVVVHFGKNERGKNPLETYQQIIDTLNQTLADWDEPCKILIENNASKLGTMGTTLEELVQIRRLSEFPESIGFCLDTCHAFASGLWTGDNWKELIKKGEELGYLDQLSAIHFNNSMYETGSGKDRHANILNHGHIKAEQFEDLFHTDWSNEFPFIMETPDEFGVTHEQEIKQVKDWLPL; encoded by the coding sequence ATGAAATTAGGGTGTCACGTTAGCATACGACAGGGATACTTGGGAGCTGCTCAGGTTGCGAGAGGGATACAAGCTACTGCGTTTCAATATTTTCCTAAGAATCCTCGTGGGCTTTCGGTGAAAAGCTTTAGCCGAGATGATGCACTAAGCTGTAAAGAATATTGTGAGGAGCATAGACTCGTCTCTATTTCACACTCTCCGTATCCCACGGATTTAACTGCAGTTGGTGACAAGCAGAAAAAAGTTGTGGAGTCCTTAAGAAACGATTTAGAGATATCAAATGCCTGTGGTTCGGTTGGCGTTGTCGTGCATTTTGGTAAGAATGAACGAGGTAAGAATCCTCTAGAAACGTACCAACAAATTATTGATACGCTTAATCAGACTCTAGCCGATTGGGATGAACCGTGTAAAATATTGATAGAGAACAATGCAAGTAAGCTCGGTACAATGGGAACAACCTTAGAGGAGTTAGTCCAAATTAGAAGATTATCTGAATTTCCGGAGAGCATAGGCTTTTGCTTAGACACCTGTCATGCTTTTGCAAGTGGATTATGGACTGGTGATAATTGGAAAGAGCTTATAAAAAAAGGGGAGGAGCTAGGGTATTTGGATCAATTGTCCGCCATTCACTTTAATAATTCTATGTATGAAACAGGTTCCGGTAAAGACCGACATGCTAATATTCTAAATCATGGTCATATAAAAGCCGAGCAGTTTGAGGACCTTTTTCACACCGACTGGTCCAACGAATTCCCTTTTATTATGGAAACACCAGATGAGTTTGGTGTAACCCATGAACAAGAGATTAAACAAGTTAAGGATTGGCTTCCGTTGTAG
- a CDS encoding CvfB family protein, whose amino-acid sequence MKTNAGTIQHLKVIRKIDTGYVLGGLEQDVLLHQKEVETPLEVEEEVRVFLYQNKKGQVVATTTIPNVRTDTYDWAEVVEVVKDLGVFVNIGISKGILVSKDDLPIVERVWPKIGDMLYVTLDFDKKGRMLALPLTEGVFEGEWENAPATLFNQPVKGRIYRSSKEGAVLLTEEGYRGFIHHTERKKEPRLGEWVEGRVIEVKKDGTINVSLRPLKQVGMIDDAETILEYLDDYDGVMSFTDKSDPELIQKTFKISKAAFKRALGKLMKEGKVEQRDGKTYLKE is encoded by the coding sequence ATGAAAACAAACGCTGGAACGATTCAACATTTAAAGGTAATTCGTAAAATAGACACGGGCTATGTACTAGGAGGGTTAGAACAAGATGTCCTCTTACACCAAAAAGAAGTAGAAACGCCTTTAGAGGTGGAGGAAGAAGTTCGTGTCTTTCTTTATCAAAATAAAAAGGGGCAAGTTGTTGCCACTACAACGATTCCCAATGTACGAACAGATACGTATGACTGGGCGGAAGTAGTGGAAGTTGTCAAGGATTTAGGGGTATTCGTAAATATAGGGATATCGAAAGGGATATTAGTTTCAAAGGATGATCTGCCAATAGTAGAACGTGTTTGGCCTAAGATAGGCGACATGCTTTATGTGACGCTCGACTTTGACAAAAAGGGACGTATGTTAGCCTTACCTTTAACGGAAGGCGTTTTTGAAGGGGAGTGGGAAAATGCTCCCGCTACTTTATTTAACCAGCCTGTGAAAGGGAGAATATACCGATCGAGCAAAGAGGGAGCGGTCCTTTTAACAGAAGAGGGCTATCGTGGCTTTATTCACCATACGGAAAGAAAAAAAGAGCCACGTTTAGGGGAATGGGTAGAAGGCAGAGTCATTGAGGTGAAGAAAGATGGCACCATCAACGTTTCCTTACGTCCCCTTAAACAAGTGGGGATGATCGATGACGCGGAAACCATATTAGAATATCTAGATGATTATGATGGTGTCATGTCTTTCACTGATAAAAGTGATCCTGAGCTTATCCAGAAAACATTTAAGATAAGTAAAGCAGCATTTAAACGTGCACTCGGAAAGCTGATGAAAGAAGGCAAGGTGGAGCAAAGAGATGGGAAAACGTATTTGAAAGAATAA
- a CDS encoding C40 family peptidase — MNEENSYVYILLTDTGTLFTTLIKRYTKAPYNHASISFNKELTDMYSFGRKKPNNPLTGGFVKEDVITGTYSKFPETSCVIYQLEVTPRQVTKMRRVLDVFIKNGEKFIYNILGVLGVSINEPIEFSNSYFCSQFVAEILNRSGIRLWDKLPALITPEDFRQSEQLELIYEGKLYEFVPINKHF, encoded by the coding sequence ATGAATGAAGAAAATTCCTATGTATATATTTTGTTAACAGATACAGGTACTCTATTTACGACGTTAATTAAACGATACACCAAAGCACCTTATAATCATGCTTCCATTTCATTTAATAAGGAATTGACAGACATGTATAGTTTTGGGAGGAAAAAACCAAATAACCCGTTAACGGGTGGTTTCGTTAAAGAAGATGTCATTACCGGTACATACAGCAAGTTTCCGGAAACCAGTTGCGTGATCTATCAGTTGGAAGTGACGCCGAGACAAGTGACAAAAATGCGAAGAGTCTTGGACGTTTTCATCAAAAATGGGGAAAAGTTTATTTATAATATTTTGGGAGTTCTAGGTGTATCCATTAATGAACCTATTGAATTTAGTAACTCTTACTTTTGCTCTCAGTTCGTTGCCGAAATATTAAATCGATCAGGGATACGGTTATGGGATAAACTCCCTGCTCTCATTACGCCTGAGGATTTTCGCCAAAGCGAGCAGCTTGAACTCATTTACGAAGGAAAACTGTATGAATTCGTGCCGATTAACAAGCACTTTTAA
- a CDS encoding YaiI/YqxD family protein: MNIYVDADACPVKEIIEQEAASFGIPVTFVKSYAHYSPQNDSTTSKTIYVDTGADSVDYRIMLLAKRHDIIVTQDYGLASLALAKACIVLHHKGFVYSNTTIDQLLDSRHAQAKLRKSGKRTKGPKAFTEEDRNAFRDKFVKVLTMEAHKPQ, encoded by the coding sequence ATGAACATTTATGTAGATGCAGACGCTTGTCCTGTAAAAGAAATTATTGAACAGGAAGCAGCTTCCTTTGGTATTCCCGTTACATTTGTAAAAAGTTATGCGCACTACTCCCCACAAAATGATAGCACAACTTCGAAGACTATATATGTAGATACTGGTGCAGACTCTGTAGATTATCGAATTATGCTATTGGCAAAACGACATGACATTATTGTGACACAAGATTATGGACTAGCATCTCTCGCTTTAGCAAAAGCATGTATCGTACTCCATCATAAAGGGTTTGTCTATTCTAACACTACCATAGATCAGCTGTTAGATTCTAGACATGCACAAGCAAAGCTTCGAAAGAGTGGAAAAAGAACAAAAGGACCAAAAGCCTTTACAGAAGAAGATCGAAACGCATTCCGAGATAAATTTGTAAAGGTTCTAACAATGGAGGCACACAAGCCTCAGTAA
- a CDS encoding alpha/beta fold hydrolase, which translates to MKNWKRQIISTARGYFEIFVKGKGSPLCVTHLYSEFNESGDYFADSFTETNTVYLVNLRETGMSEKAKNSYELSMLETIFDLEAIREQLGEKKWAFAGHSTGGMLGIVYGIYFSEKLSFSVIVGAAAREYMTFSEDCIYNPAHVNFHRMQQLNVTLKNPNLVEEERQTLQRERVSYSLYEPERYEELFCKPIQKKMSSIRMDYFNREIQLFDVTKKLKFIINRTLIMCGAHDVQCPLTYSEEMARLIPFSNLVVFQRSNHYPFLEEEDEFKKQYISFLQKYSFQK; encoded by the coding sequence ATGAAAAATTGGAAAAGACAGATCATCTCAACAGCTCGTGGGTACTTTGAAATCTTTGTGAAAGGGAAGGGATCCCCACTTTGTGTTACTCATCTATACTCAGAATTTAATGAGTCCGGGGATTATTTTGCCGACTCATTTACAGAAACAAATACAGTGTATCTAGTTAATCTGCGTGAGACTGGAATGTCCGAAAAAGCAAAAAATTCTTATGAATTAAGTATGTTAGAAACCATTTTTGATTTAGAAGCCATTCGCGAGCAACTAGGAGAGAAGAAGTGGGCATTTGCTGGTCACTCAACAGGGGGGATGTTAGGTATTGTTTACGGCATTTATTTTAGTGAAAAACTTTCATTTAGTGTTATCGTTGGCGCAGCAGCAAGAGAGTACATGACGTTTTCAGAGGATTGTATCTACAATCCTGCTCACGTAAACTTTCATAGAATGCAACAACTAAACGTGACATTAAAGAATCCTAACCTTGTAGAAGAAGAAAGGCAAACACTTCAGAGGGAGAGAGTCTCGTATTCCTTATATGAACCAGAACGTTATGAAGAGTTATTTTGTAAACCAATTCAAAAGAAAATGTCATCGATTAGAATGGATTATTTTAACCGAGAAATTCAGTTATTTGATGTTACTAAGAAGTTAAAGTTTATAATAAACCGAACCCTTATTATGTGTGGAGCTCATGATGTTCAATGTCCTCTAACCTATTCAGAGGAAATGGCCCGGCTCATCCCTTTTTCTAATTTAGTCGTGTTTCAAAGAAGTAATCATTATCCTTTCCTAGAAGAGGAAGACGAGTTTAAAAAGCAATATATTTCTTTTCTCCAAAAATATAGCTTTCAAAAGTAA
- a CDS encoding NAD(P)H-dependent oxidoreductase: MRTLLIVSHPDIIDSYSHPFFLNSLKNFEDVTVHHLENMYSDGIIDVKKEQDLLKGHDRIIFQFPFYWYSSPPFLKHWQDVVLEEGVTHGPRGGILDGKEFGLILMIGVAESEYQAGGNEQYSISELTKPFQALANKTRMHYLPPLEIFQFAYLEDNQKMELLIRYWQKLTMENSKSLVTREKWLYDKLEFSINNNQHLNDRETIEFAMNILEENQTTINNLKIVLDQMYHR; encoded by the coding sequence GTGCGAACATTATTAATCGTATCTCACCCTGATATTATCGATTCGTATAGCCATCCATTTTTTCTAAATTCCCTAAAAAATTTTGAAGATGTGACGGTTCACCATTTAGAAAACATGTATTCTGATGGAATTATTGATGTGAAGAAGGAACAGGATCTACTAAAAGGACACGATAGAATAATTTTTCAGTTCCCTTTTTATTGGTACAGTTCCCCGCCCTTTCTAAAGCATTGGCAAGATGTTGTGTTGGAAGAAGGAGTGACCCATGGCCCAAGAGGGGGTATCTTGGACGGGAAAGAATTCGGACTGATATTAATGATTGGAGTTGCAGAATCGGAATATCAGGCAGGTGGAAATGAGCAATATTCCATTAGTGAGCTAACAAAACCGTTTCAAGCTCTGGCAAATAAGACGAGGATGCATTACCTTCCGCCGTTAGAAATTTTCCAATTTGCATATTTAGAAGATAATCAGAAAATGGAGTTGTTAATTCGATATTGGCAAAAACTTACCATGGAAAACAGTAAAAGCCTGGTAACAAGGGAAAAATGGTTATATGATAAATTAGAATTTAGTATAAACAACAACCAACATTTGAACGATCGAGAAACTATAGAATTTGCAATGAACATTCTTGAAGAGAACCAAACAACGATAAATAATTTAAAAATAGTACTTGATCAAATGTATCATCGATAA
- the dapA gene encoding 4-hydroxy-tetrahydrodipicolinate synthase encodes MNFGQVLTAMVTPFDQSGNVDYGKTETLVNHLIANGTDAIVVAGTTGESPTLTTEEKISLIQFVVKVAKKRVPVIAGTGSNNTYASIELTKQAEIMGVDGVMLVTPYYNKPSQEGMYQHFKAIAEVTTLPVMLYNIPGRSAVGLDPKTIIRLSYIDNIVCVKEASGNLDAMTEIIRETDASFQLYSGDDGLTLPILSIGGAGIVSVASHVIGNEMKDMVQRFFNGDIQSASTIHQNIQPVIKALFMAPNPTAVKEALNLSGIDVGSVRLPLIPLNQQEKQVLQQTLHFLTSYSVS; translated from the coding sequence ATGAATTTTGGTCAGGTTTTAACAGCCATGGTAACTCCATTTGACCAAAGTGGAAATGTCGATTATGGAAAAACAGAAACATTAGTAAACCACTTGATTGCTAATGGAACAGATGCTATTGTCGTCGCAGGAACGACTGGTGAATCTCCTACTTTGACTACAGAGGAAAAAATCTCTTTAATTCAATTTGTCGTGAAAGTAGCTAAGAAACGCGTTCCCGTTATTGCTGGAACAGGTTCCAATAACACATATGCGTCTATTGAGTTAACGAAGCAAGCTGAAATTATGGGTGTAGACGGTGTGATGCTCGTTACCCCATATTACAACAAGCCTTCTCAAGAAGGAATGTATCAACACTTTAAAGCCATTGCGGAGGTCACTACCCTACCTGTTATGCTTTATAACATTCCAGGAAGAAGTGCTGTTGGCTTGGATCCAAAGACGATCATTCGCTTATCTTACATCGACAACATCGTTTGTGTGAAGGAAGCGAGTGGAAACTTAGACGCTATGACAGAGATCATTCGAGAAACAGATGCATCCTTCCAGCTATATAGCGGAGATGATGGATTAACGTTGCCAATTCTCTCTATTGGCGGTGCTGGTATTGTTTCAGTTGCTTCTCATGTCATTGGGAATGAAATGAAAGATATGGTACAACGATTCTTTAATGGTGATATACAGTCAGCGTCTACCATTCACCAAAATATTCAGCCTGTGATAAAAGCTTTATTTATGGCACCAAATCCAACGGCTGTTAAAGAAGCATTGAACCTTTCCGGAATTGACGTTGGATCTGTTAGACTCCCACTTATTCCATTGAACCAACAAGAAAAACAAGTCTTACAACAAACACTACACTTTTTAACTAGTTATAGTGTGAGCTAA
- a CDS encoding phosphatidate cytidylyltransferase: MLERHITLIIIFCVLLIVNLVFYIMMKNSRNDHGTLSQRMKTWWGMFFIFCIAILFNPLVTIISLMVLCFFSLKEYFSMIKTRKGDRRIFLWAYLAIPIQFYWIAIGWYGMFIVFIPVYVFLLLPIPRLIGKGTVGFLRSVSSTQWGIMLMVFGLSHLAYYQIASPTHGSNLVLFLIVLTQVNDVVHHLVSVYLGKKKIIPSANPHVTWEGFLGGLLVTTLVSFGLYTYLTPFTPLFGVLSGVIISVAGFFGMLTISVLRRDLLIEDTVKLENRKGSYLTRIDSLAYTSPIFFHIIRYYFDFM; the protein is encoded by the coding sequence ATGCTGGAACGTCACATAACCTTAATTATCATATTCTGCGTTTTATTAATCGTAAATCTAGTCTTTTATATTATGATGAAAAATTCTAGGAATGACCATGGCACCCTTTCTCAACGTATGAAGACATGGTGGGGGATGTTCTTTATTTTTTGTATTGCCATCTTGTTTAACCCTTTGGTAACGATTATTTCATTAATGGTTCTATGTTTCTTTTCCTTAAAGGAATATTTCTCCATGATCAAGACTAGAAAAGGAGATCGTCGAATTTTCTTGTGGGCTTACCTAGCGATACCCATTCAGTTTTATTGGATTGCAATAGGTTGGTATGGAATGTTTATCGTTTTTATTCCCGTTTATGTGTTCCTGTTGTTGCCGATACCGCGTTTAATAGGGAAGGGGACCGTAGGGTTTCTTCGTTCCGTAAGCTCTACTCAATGGGGGATAATGTTGATGGTTTTTGGTTTAAGTCATTTAGCCTATTATCAAATTGCATCCCCAACCCATGGATCGAATCTTGTCCTATTTTTGATTGTTTTAACACAAGTGAATGATGTCGTACATCACCTTGTGTCTGTTTACCTCGGGAAGAAAAAAATTATTCCATCAGCCAATCCTCATGTTACGTGGGAAGGATTTCTAGGTGGATTACTTGTAACAACTCTAGTCTCGTTCGGTCTCTATACATATTTAACGCCGTTCACTCCTTTGTTTGGTGTTCTATCCGGCGTTATCATTAGTGTTGCAGGATTTTTTGGCATGCTAACGATTTCTGTTTTAAGAAGAGACTTGCTAATTGAAGATACAGTGAAATTAGAGAACCGTAAGGGAAGTTATTTAACAAGGATAGATAGTCTTGCCTACACGTCACCAATATTTTTTCACATTATTAGATACTATTTTGATTTTATGTGA
- a CDS encoding DUF1189 family protein yields the protein MQFIYILKNSLLLPRKEALFRLNRVSMRNTIVYIFFLMLLLHLPDIVGALMTIDENAEIPKEIFILNLIVSYPLLLILSTFLGVSILAAISLLLIIFLKRKLAYHYLWKITTYALTIPYMIYKLLLNNLELTGYLAEVISLSILYYIMYKIITIYPKKEGKRF from the coding sequence ATGCAGTTTATATACATATTGAAAAATAGCTTGTTATTACCTAGAAAAGAGGCTCTTTTTCGTTTGAATCGGGTAAGTATGAGAAATACAATTGTCTATATTTTCTTCCTTATGTTACTTTTACATCTTCCGGATATTGTGGGAGCTTTAATGACAATTGATGAGAATGCTGAGATTCCAAAAGAAATTTTTATTTTAAATCTAATCGTGTCTTATCCTTTATTATTAATTTTATCTACCTTTTTGGGTGTTTCCATATTGGCTGCTATTTCGTTACTGTTAATAATTTTTCTGAAAAGAAAGCTAGCCTATCATTACTTATGGAAAATAACTACATATGCGTTGACAATTCCTTATATGATTTATAAGTTACTGTTAAATAACTTGGAATTAACAGGGTATTTGGCCGAAGTAATTTCACTGTCCATCCTTTATTATATTATGTATAAAATAATTACGATTTATCCAAAAAAAGAAGGAAAAAGATTCTAA
- a CDS encoding Fpg/Nei family DNA glycosylase: MPELPEMEHYKLLLEDTIKGETITEVKITREKSINVPASNFTERVVSEQVMSIERKAKHLVFHLSSGEVLLLHLMLGGFMFYGTVAPDRTVQVRLSFGEDHLHFIGLRLGYLHILKQDELQKELADLGPEPLDPNFSINQFVERLQPKRGKLKSTLVDQQFLSGIGNRYSDELCWQASVLPTRSVGSLTDEEEIRVFQSFRAILPQAISMGGYMNEPFSSTDKKTGGYLPHFKVYKREGNPCPRCGTSIKRDEISSRKTFYCPNCQH, translated from the coding sequence ATGCCAGAGCTTCCAGAGATGGAACATTATAAGTTACTTCTTGAAGATACCATCAAAGGGGAAACGATCACAGAAGTGAAAATCACCCGTGAAAAATCAATTAATGTACCTGCTTCAAACTTTACAGAACGTGTAGTATCCGAACAGGTGATGAGTATAGAACGAAAAGCTAAACATTTAGTTTTTCACCTATCTAGTGGGGAAGTGTTACTTTTACACCTGATGCTTGGAGGATTTATGTTTTATGGCACTGTTGCTCCTGATCGAACTGTACAAGTTAGGCTGTCCTTCGGTGAAGATCATTTGCACTTTATTGGCCTCAGACTTGGCTATTTACATATTTTAAAGCAGGATGAATTGCAGAAAGAGCTTGCTGATTTAGGTCCAGAACCATTGGATCCAAATTTTTCAATCAATCAGTTTGTAGAAAGACTTCAACCCAAGAGAGGAAAACTAAAATCAACCTTAGTGGACCAACAGTTCTTATCTGGGATTGGTAATCGATACTCTGATGAGCTTTGTTGGCAGGCAAGCGTATTGCCAACTCGCAGTGTAGGTAGTTTAACAGATGAAGAGGAAATTCGTGTCTTCCAATCATTTCGAGCTATTCTTCCGCAAGCTATCTCAATGGGAGGCTATATGAACGAACCGTTTTCTTCTACGGATAAAAAGACAGGCGGATATTTGCCTCATTTTAAAGTGTACAAGCGTGAAGGCAATCCTTGTCCACGATGTGGAACGTCTATTAAAAGGGATGAAATTTCCTCAAGAAAAACGTTTTATTGTCCAAATTGTCAACATTAA
- a CDS encoding helix-turn-helix domain-containing protein, whose translation MKGLKESKADLLLHPVRMRIVQSLINGKGLTVQQMQQRLTDIPQASFYRHLKKLVEGDVIHVLDERPVRGTVEKVYAIQKESVNLGPDELKNVTKEEHMAMFMKYIVTVLNDFERYIYQEDADFVKDMAGYRQATFYATDEEYVEFLQTIGKSVRTLIENDPGDNRKKRTFSTIVTTDHSPSS comes from the coding sequence GTGAAGGGGTTGAAAGAATCTAAAGCAGATTTGTTGTTACATCCAGTTCGAATGAGAATTGTTCAATCCTTAATCAATGGGAAAGGGTTGACCGTTCAACAAATGCAACAACGATTAACCGATATTCCGCAAGCTTCTTTCTATAGGCATTTAAAAAAACTTGTGGAAGGGGATGTGATCCATGTTTTAGATGAACGTCCCGTGCGAGGTACAGTTGAAAAGGTATATGCCATTCAAAAAGAATCTGTAAATCTCGGTCCAGATGAATTAAAGAATGTGACCAAAGAAGAGCATATGGCTATGTTTATGAAGTATATCGTAACTGTATTAAATGATTTTGAACGGTATATTTATCAGGAGGATGCTGATTTCGTAAAAGATATGGCTGGCTATCGACAAGCTACCTTTTACGCAACTGATGAAGAATATGTGGAATTTCTGCAAACGATTGGAAAGTCTGTTCGTACCTTGATAGAAAACGACCCTGGAGATAACCGAAAAAAACGAACATTTTCTACGATTGTAACCACAGATCACTCGCCGTCCTCATGA
- a CDS encoding sigma-G-dependent sporulation-specific acid-soluble spore protein CsgA has translation MDQNLQYLHEVLSNYTENHQAVLDIDQNMMEQGYSSEEMFVRNLTEEQSRILREIISKEMNHANESGDFERGYQLNRVFEILY, from the coding sequence GTGGATCAAAACTTACAATACCTGCATGAAGTTTTATCTAACTACACAGAAAATCACCAAGCTGTACTTGATATTGATCAAAATATGATGGAGCAAGGTTATTCAAGTGAAGAGATGTTCGTTCGAAATCTTACGGAAGAACAATCAAGGATTTTACGAGAAATCATTAGCAAAGAAATGAACCATGCTAATGAATCTGGTGATTTTGAAAGAGGATATCAATTAAATCGAGTGTTTGAAATCTTATATTAA
- a CDS encoding YhfC family intramembrane metalloprotease: protein MVSNLQFSGMALQAFIVLGGVIGLFLYMKKKDFVSWKAIGVGVLIFFLFSQILEKILHVVVLAPSGTELKWNSNPYVFMLYGGLAAGVFEEIGRYLGFKWILKNNRSFKDGMSFGFGHGGFEALLIALLGAVNSFVVATMINSGTLDDLIGTGVTAESVQTIKEQVVNTGFFTFILGGVERLPAILLHIALSLLVLYGVHKGFRFVLYAIAIHAFVDFAPALYQAGVITNLWLLEVYLIIIGVLSFLGIKRLKIAFQNNINPK from the coding sequence ATGGTCAGTAATCTTCAGTTTTCTGGAATGGCTCTGCAAGCCTTCATTGTTTTAGGGGGCGTCATTGGGTTATTCCTTTATATGAAAAAGAAAGATTTCGTATCGTGGAAAGCGATTGGAGTCGGCGTTCTTATCTTTTTTCTTTTCTCTCAAATTTTAGAAAAAATCTTGCATGTTGTTGTTTTAGCTCCAAGCGGTACCGAGTTAAAATGGAACTCTAATCCTTATGTATTTATGCTGTACGGAGGATTGGCTGCAGGCGTTTTTGAAGAAATAGGTCGTTACCTTGGCTTTAAATGGATATTAAAAAACAATCGTTCGTTTAAAGACGGCATGTCCTTTGGTTTCGGGCATGGTGGATTTGAAGCTCTATTAATTGCCCTGTTAGGTGCTGTCAATAGCTTTGTTGTGGCTACGATGATTAATTCGGGTACGTTGGACGACCTCATAGGTACAGGTGTAACAGCGGAGAGTGTGCAAACGATTAAAGAACAAGTCGTAAACACAGGCTTCTTTACCTTTATTCTAGGAGGAGTAGAGCGATTACCGGCCATTTTACTGCATATTGCCCTTAGCTTGCTTGTCCTATACGGCGTTCATAAAGGTTTTAGATTCGTCTTATATGCGATTGCCATTCATGCATTTGTTGACTTTGCTCCCGCCCTTTATCAAGCAGGTGTTATTACAAATCTTTGGCTCCTAGAAGTTTACTTGATTATCATTGGTGTTCTATCATTCCTAGGAATCAAACGATTAAAAATAGCATTCCAAAATAACATAAACCCCAAATAG
- a CDS encoding ATP-grasp domain-containing protein codes for MNLVSFNPLRTLGIPGITYIKPDHSFKEMNTLKEADCLLFPETWQTSFLAYGVKKPIFPSIETIQLGFSKIEMTRALMTICPENVPYTEILANTESNRVSVLETFPFPFVAKEARNSMGRGVFLIQSEQDFLDYAEKVDVLYIQEYLENEDKDLRVVVVGDEIITAYWRMGSSGAFLHNVSQGGDICFDFIPQEALDLVAKVSKELNINHAGFDVLFSNGKAYILEFNVLFGNQGIKERGISVESKIYDYLLRTVVPPYPTSPIAPLKGIS; via the coding sequence ATGAATTTAGTTTCCTTTAACCCTTTACGTACCCTTGGAATTCCAGGGATCACATATATTAAGCCCGATCATAGCTTTAAAGAAATGAATACGTTAAAAGAAGCGGATTGTCTCTTATTTCCTGAAACATGGCAAACAAGTTTTTTAGCATATGGAGTGAAAAAGCCGATATTTCCTAGTATTGAAACAATCCAATTAGGGTTTAGTAAAATTGAGATGACTCGTGCCTTAATGACGATTTGCCCGGAAAACGTACCCTATACGGAAATCCTTGCTAATACGGAATCGAACCGAGTTTCTGTTTTAGAAACATTCCCATTTCCGTTTGTAGCAAAAGAAGCCCGGAATTCTATGGGCCGAGGCGTATTTTTAATCCAATCCGAGCAGGACTTTTTGGATTATGCGGAAAAAGTAGATGTTTTATATATACAAGAGTACTTGGAAAATGAGGATAAAGATTTACGAGTCGTAGTAGTTGGGGACGAAATCATCACTGCATATTGGAGAATGGGATCAAGTGGAGCCTTTCTACACAATGTTTCCCAAGGGGGAGACATTTGCTTTGATTTTATTCCACAAGAAGCATTGGATTTAGTTGCAAAAGTATCGAAGGAACTAAACATAAACCATGCAGGCTTTGATGTATTGTTCTCTAATGGAAAAGCCTACATCCTAGAATTTAACGTACTATTCGGTAATCAAGGAATTAAAGAACGAGGTATTTCCGTGGAATCCAAGATCTATGATTATCTGCTAAGAACCGTAGTGCCACCATACCCAACAAGTCCTATTGCACCATTAAAGGGTATATCATAA